A genome region from Populus alba chromosome 3, ASM523922v2, whole genome shotgun sequence includes the following:
- the LOC118028633 gene encoding leucine-rich repeat receptor-like protein kinase TDR, which translates to MKLPFLFFPLAFFFYLFKPPLVVFSATTLPPPLQSLLSIKTFLKDPSNTFHDWNLSNTSGLIQEPVWCSWSGIKCNPATAQITSLDLSHRNLSGAIPAEIRYLTSLVHLNLSGNAFDGLLQPAIFELGDLRILDISHNNFNSTFPPGISKLKFLRVFNAYSNNFTGPLPKEFVWLRFLEELSLGGSYFTGEIPRSYGSFLRLKYLHLAGNELEGPLPPDLGFLSQLEHLELGYHPLLSGNVPEEFALLTNLKYLDISKCNLSGSLPPQLGNLTKLENLLLFMNQFTGEIPVSYTNLKALKALDLSVNQLSGAIPEGLSSLKELNRLSLLKNQLTGEIPSGIGELPYLDTLELWNNNLTGVLPQKLGSNGNLLWLDVSNNSLSGPIPPNLCQGNKLYKLILFSNKFLGKLPDSLANCTSLSRFRIQDNQLNGSIPYGLGLLPNLSYVDLSKNNFTGEIPDDLGSSEPLHFLNISGNSFHTALPNNIWSAPNLQIFSAGSCKLVGKIPDFFGCGGLYRIELQDNMFNGSIPWDIGHCERLISLNLSRNSLTGIIPWEISTLPDIAAVDLSHNLLTGSIPSNFGNCSTLESFNVSYNLLTGPIPASGTIFPNLHPSSFSGNQGLCGGVLPKPCAADTLGAGEMEVRHRQQPKRTAGAIVWIMAAAFGIGLFVLVAGTRCFHANYGRRFSDEREIGPWKLTAFQRLNFTADDVLECLSMSDKILGMGSTGTVYKAEMPGGEIIAVKKLWGKHKENIRRRRGVLAEVDVLGNVRHRNIVRLLGCCSNRECTMLLYEYMPNGNLHDLLHGKNKGDNLVGDWLTRYKIALGVAQGICYLHHDCDPVIVHRDLKPSNILLDGEMEARVADFGVAKLIQSDESMSVIAGSYGYIAPEYAYTLQVDEKSDIYSYGVVLMEIISGKRSVDAEFGDGNSIVDWVRSKIKAKDGVNDILDKDAGASIASVREEMLQMLRIALLCTSRNPADRPSMRDVVLMLQEAKPKRKLPGSIVSVGSGDHIVTVDGAIAQKPAVEC; encoded by the exons ATGaaactcccttttcttttctttccactTGCGTTCTTCTTCTACCTGTTCAAACCTCCTCTTGTAGTGTTCTCTGCTACGACTCTGCCTCCCCCCCTCCAATCTCTTCTCTCCATTAAGACCTTCCTCAAAGACCCTTCCAATACCTTCCATGATTGGAACTTGTCCAACACTAGTGGCTTAATCCAAGAACCAGTTTGGTGCTCGTGGTCCGGCATCAAGTGCAACCCAGCCACCGCTCAAATCACATCACTCGATCTCTCTCACCGGAATCTTTCTGGTGCAATTCCAGCTGAGATTAGATACTTAACGAGCCTGGTTCACTTGAATTTGAGTGGAAATGCTTTTGATGGGCTTCTTCAACCTGCCATTTTTGAACTGGGTGACCTTAGGATTCTTGACATCAGCCACAACAACTTCAATTCAACATTCCCACCTGGGATTTCCAAGCTCAAGTTCTTGAGAGTCTTCAATGCATACAGCAACAACTTCACTGGTCCATTGCCTAAAGAATTCGTCTGGCTGCGCTTCCTGGAGGAGCTCAGCCTTGGTGGGAGCTACTTCACGGGAGAGATTCCAAGGAGTTATGGAAGTTTCCTCAGATTGAAGTACCTGCACTTAGCTGGGAATGAATTAGAAGGACCATTGCCACCCGACTTAGGATTCTTGAGTCAGCTCGAGCACCTCGAGCTTGGCTACCATCCACTCCTATCAGGCAATGTACCAGAAGAATTTGCTTTGCTGACCAATCTCAAGTACCTAGATATCTCAAAGTGTAATCTATCAGGCAGTCTCCCACCACAACTTGGAAATCTTACCAAACTCGAGAATTTGCTCCTTTTCATGAACCAGTTTACTGGTGAAATCCCGGTGAGCTACACAAATCTGAAAGCTCTAAAAGCACTTGATTTATCCGTTAATCAGCTTTCAGGGGCAATTCCAGAGGGGTTATCTTCCTTGAAAGAGCTAAACAGGTTGAGCTTGCTGAAAAATCAGCTCACCGGCGAAATACCATCGGGAATTGGCGAGCTACCATACCTTGACACATTAGAGCTCTGGAACAACAACCTAACCGGAGTTCTCCCGCAAAAGCTTGGATCCAATGGGAATCTACTATGGCTTGACGTCTCAAACAACTCGCTCTCCGGCCCAATTCCTCCAAATCTATGTCAAGGAAACAAGCTTTACAAGCTGATTCTGTTCTCCAACAAGTTTCTCGGTAAATTACCAGATTCTCTAGCAAACTGCACCTCTTTGTCCAGGTTCCGAATTCAAGACAACCAGCTCAACGGCTCAATCCCTTATGGATTAGGGCTCCTGCCTAATCTTTCCTATGTGGATTTAAGCAAGAATAACTTCACAGGTGAAATTCCTGACGATCTTGGCAGTTCAGAACCACTTCATTTCTTGAACATTTCTGGAAACTCCTTCCACACTGCTTTACCAAACAACATATGGAGCGCGCCAAATCTTCAGATTTTTTCAGCCGGCTCATGCAAGCTCGTGGGCAAAATACCAGATTTTTTCGGATGCGGCGGTCTGTACAGGATAGAATTGCAAGACAATATGTTCAATGGCAGCATTCCATGGGATATTGGCCATTGTGAGAGGCTCATTTCGCTTAATTTAAGCCGCAATTCTCTTACTGGTATTATTCCGTGGGAGATTTCTACACTTCCTGATATCGCTGCTGTCGATTTGTCCCATAATTTACTCACCGGTTCCATTCCTTCAAATTTTGGTAACTGTTCAACTTTGGAGAGTTTTAATGTGTCCTATAATTTGTTAACTGGACCCATTCCTGCATCGGGTACAATATTTCCAAATTTGCATCCGTCTTCCTTTTCGGGCAATCAAGGATTATGCGGTGGCGTTTTGCCAAAGCCTTGTGCTGCGGATACATTGGGGGCTGGAGAAATGGAGGTCCGCCATAGACAGCAGCCCAAAAGGACTGCTGGGGCTATAGTGTGGATTATGGCGGCTGCTTTTGGTATTGGATTATTTGTGCTTGTTGCTGGGACTAGGTGTTTCCATGCAAACTATGGCCGTAGATTTAGTGATGAACGAGAGATCGGACCGTGGAAATTAACTGCCTTTCAACGGTTGAATTTCACGGCAGACGATGTGCTCGAGTGTCTATCGATGTCGGACAAGATCTTAGGGATGGGGTCAACGGGGACGGTCTATAAGGCGGAAATGCCAGGTGGCGAGATCATAGCGGTGAAGAAACTGTGGGGTAAGCATAAGGAGAACATCAGAAGGAGGAGAGGGGTGTTAGCCGAGGTGGATGTTTTAGGTAACGTGAGGCATAGGAATATAGTGAGATTGCTAGGATGTTGCAGTAATAGGGAGTGTACAATGTTGCTGTACGAGTACATGCCTAATGGGAACTTACATGATTTGTTGCATGGGAAAAATAAGGGAGACAATTTGGTGGGTGATTGGCTCACAAGGTACAAGATTGCACTGGGAGTGGCACAGGGGATTTGCTATTTGCATCATGATTGTGATCCTGTGATTGTGCACCGAGATCTTAAGCCTAGTAATATATTATTGGACGGTGAGATGGAGGCTAGAGTGGCAGATTTTGGGGTGGCAAAGCTGATCCAAAGTGACGAATCCATGTCAGTCATTGCTGGGTCTTATGGCTACATTGCGCCAG AGTATGCTTACACACTGCAGGTTGATGAGAAGAGTGATATTTATAGTTATGGGGTGGTGTTAATGGAGATTATAAGCGGCAAGAGGTCGGTCGATGCTGAGTTTGGGGATGGTAATAGCATTGTTGATTGGGTAAGGTCGAAGATAAAGGCTAAGGACGGTGTAAATGACATTTTAGACAAGGATGCTGGGGCATCAATTGCATCTGTGAGGGAAGAAATGTTGCAAATGCTTAGAATTGCTTTGCTATGCACCAGCCGGAATCCAGCGGACCGACCGTCGATGAGGGATGTCGTGTTGATGCTGCAAGAAGCCAAGCCCAAGAGGAAACTGCCGGGAAGTATAGTTAGTGTTGGTAGTGGTGACCACATTGTTACTGTTGATGGGGCTATTGCACAAAAGCCTGCAGTTGAAtgttga